From the Leptospira sp. WS60.C2 genome, one window contains:
- a CDS encoding ABC transporter ATP-binding protein, with amino-acid sequence MTNSEIKPTVSVRKLEKYYQVVDKRYHIISGLDFEVLPGEIVSVEGASGVGKSTLLNILGAMDSFDDGEVDVCGVSLKNLNEKQRENFRAEKISFIFQQHLLLPDFTALENVMMPLLIARMNPTQAKAQAIEILKKVGLGERTESFPSQLSGGESARVGVARALVGRRQLILADEPTGNLDRDNSRHLMDLIKELQNEFKFSLILVTHDLELASMAHKRNRIVSGKLSPVSL; translated from the coding sequence ATGACTAATTCTGAAATCAAACCAACTGTTTCTGTTCGCAAATTAGAAAAATACTACCAAGTAGTGGACAAACGTTACCATATTATCTCCGGACTCGACTTTGAAGTGTTACCTGGTGAGATTGTTTCTGTGGAAGGTGCTTCGGGTGTTGGAAAATCCACTCTCCTGAATATCCTCGGAGCCATGGATTCGTTTGACGACGGTGAAGTGGATGTTTGTGGTGTTTCTCTCAAAAACTTAAATGAAAAACAAAGAGAAAATTTTCGTGCAGAAAAAATTTCTTTTATCTTCCAACAACACTTACTCCTCCCTGACTTTACCGCATTGGAAAACGTGATGATGCCGCTTCTCATTGCGAGGATGAATCCGACACAAGCAAAAGCACAAGCGATTGAGATCTTAAAAAAAGTAGGCCTCGGAGAACGAACGGAAAGTTTTCCTTCCCAACTTTCGGGTGGCGAGAGCGCTCGTGTGGGTGTGGCACGTGCTCTTGTGGGAAGAAGACAACTGATTCTTGCGGATGAACCCACGGGAAACCTCGACCGAGATAACTCAAGGCATCTTATGGATCTCATCAAAGAACTCCAGAATGAGTTTAAGTTTTCTCTCATCCTAGTGACTCACGATTTGGAACTGGCTTCTATGGCTCATAAACGGAATCGAATTGTATCAGGTAAGTTATCGCCCGTTAGTCTGTGA
- a CDS encoding mechanosensitive ion channel family protein — translation MDSGSIKEFYLDLNPLTLLRSNNREFAETLILFAYMVIFAVICYKITMFLVERIKPALDPVHEYNRRKVARMGFLFIFGIAYLPVIFSSLSLLPTVLGLAGAGIVISLKEVWLNMVGWFMIMGANGFKVGDRIEIDNIKGDVVNIGFFKFTLLEIAQDPRFEQSTNRLIHFPNYNIVLYRFFIVSETMDFVWDEFRIYLDLKSNWEKAEKICTQILNEELVLAPELVESKIREMSKNYLVRLGKTTPIVYTSLEPEGTILMCLRYLTPIRSKRLNRILISKEILTKFKEENDIYIYTH, via the coding sequence ATGGATAGCGGAAGTATTAAAGAATTTTACTTAGATTTAAATCCATTAACTCTTCTTAGAAGCAATAATAGGGAATTTGCGGAAACATTAATTCTTTTCGCCTACATGGTAATATTTGCTGTGATTTGTTATAAAATCACGATGTTTCTTGTTGAGAGAATCAAACCTGCGTTAGATCCTGTTCATGAATATAACCGAAGAAAAGTAGCAAGAATGGGTTTTTTATTCATTTTTGGCATTGCCTATCTTCCTGTTATTTTTTCCAGTTTGTCGCTTTTGCCTACAGTTCTTGGTCTTGCTGGTGCAGGTATTGTGATCTCTCTCAAAGAAGTTTGGCTCAACATGGTGGGATGGTTTATGATCATGGGTGCCAATGGTTTTAAGGTAGGGGATCGTATTGAAATTGATAACATCAAAGGAGATGTTGTTAATATTGGTTTTTTTAAATTCACCTTACTCGAAATTGCACAAGACCCAAGATTTGAACAATCCACTAATCGACTCATTCATTTTCCAAATTACAATATTGTATTATATCGATTCTTTATCGTTTCGGAAACCATGGACTTTGTCTGGGATGAGTTTCGTATCTATTTGGATCTAAAATCAAACTGGGAAAAAGCAGAAAAAATTTGTACTCAAATTTTGAACGAAGAGTTGGTGTTAGCACCAGAGCTTGTGGAATCTAAAATAAGAGAAATGTCCAAAAACTATTTGGTGCGACTCGGAAAAACAACTCCTATTGTATACACTTCGCTCGAGCCTGAAGGAACCATTCTCATGTGTTTGCGTTATTTGACACCCATTCGATCCAAACGTCTCAATCGTATATTAATCTCAAAAGAAATCCTAACCAAATTCAAAGAAGAAAATGACATCTACATCTACACACATTAA
- a CDS encoding NUDIX domain-containing protein produces the protein MDFFLKSKSMRVRVAALIQDSKGKILLVQQQKKKSGYWLLPGGGIEFGESGEEALKRELKEELSLEVSHTEFLLLNESIDPNKKRHLIQIVFLTKVRELLPVLNAKEKAISGFGYFSPKEILSMDLRPDIKHYFRAKNTNKPRYISSPWVNEP, from the coding sequence ATTGATTTTTTCTTAAAATCCAAATCCATGCGAGTCCGTGTGGCCGCTCTCATCCAAGATTCCAAGGGGAAAATTTTACTTGTACAACAGCAGAAAAAAAAATCTGGGTATTGGTTATTGCCAGGTGGAGGCATTGAATTTGGTGAATCAGGGGAAGAAGCACTCAAACGAGAACTAAAGGAAGAATTGTCTCTCGAAGTGAGTCATACAGAATTTTTACTTCTAAATGAGTCGATTGATCCAAATAAAAAACGACATCTCATTCAAATTGTTTTTTTGACCAAGGTAAGAGAACTTCTACCCGTTCTCAATGCCAAAGAAAAGGCAATCTCTGGCTTTGGCTATTTCAGCCCCAAAGAGATTTTGTCAATGGACTTACGCCCTGATATAAAACATTACTTCCGCGCTAAAAACACAAATAAACCTAGATATATTTCAAGCCCATGGGTGAATGAACCATGA
- the aroB gene encoding 3-dehydroquinate synthase, whose product MKLSEREIIGSGFRYPIELHEDFVGISEKLRSLKKISHTFVLTSREIAGIYEKYLIKELRSSGIPFSFIYLKGGEKNKHIDRVKKVYNQLIEAEADRNAVIIAFGGGVVGDFAGFIAATYQRGVRFVQLPTTLLACVDSSVGGKVAVNVDSGKNMVGAFYQPEFVFAPLFTLSTLPKKEWSCGIAEVVKHAFLDGGTFLETLSKSNRSDFSEKSDIVRYAIEESVRVKSSIVSQDEKESGLRAVLNLGHTTGHAIESLTSYKKYSHGEAVSVGLVTALLLSKELLGFSESNFQKAISLMSQLELPTVLEEKPELVLKHMEHDKKKDGNTLKFVLLEDFGKPKFGVPVERNTILEILKRHKGMKLNG is encoded by the coding sequence ATGAAGTTATCAGAACGTGAAATCATTGGATCGGGGTTTCGTTATCCTATCGAATTACATGAAGACTTTGTTGGAATTTCTGAAAAACTTAGATCACTCAAAAAAATCTCTCATACCTTTGTTCTCACGAGTCGCGAGATTGCTGGCATTTACGAAAAGTATTTAATCAAAGAATTACGTTCGAGTGGAATTCCCTTCTCTTTTATCTATTTAAAAGGCGGTGAAAAGAATAAACACATCGATCGCGTGAAAAAAGTATACAACCAACTCATCGAAGCCGAAGCAGATCGAAATGCCGTGATCATTGCCTTTGGTGGCGGAGTGGTTGGTGATTTTGCTGGTTTCATTGCGGCCACTTACCAACGCGGAGTTCGGTTTGTTCAACTTCCGACAACGTTACTTGCCTGTGTGGATTCATCTGTCGGTGGTAAGGTTGCAGTCAATGTAGACTCAGGTAAAAATATGGTAGGAGCATTCTACCAACCAGAGTTTGTTTTTGCTCCTCTCTTTACACTTTCCACCTTACCCAAAAAAGAATGGAGTTGTGGCATTGCAGAAGTGGTCAAACATGCCTTTCTGGATGGTGGGACATTTTTGGAAACACTATCAAAGTCTAATCGGTCCGATTTCTCTGAAAAGTCAGATATCGTTCGTTATGCGATTGAAGAATCTGTACGGGTAAAGTCATCGATTGTATCCCAAGATGAAAAGGAGTCTGGTTTACGGGCTGTTCTCAACTTAGGTCACACAACTGGACATGCGATCGAATCATTGACATCTTATAAAAAATATTCCCATGGAGAGGCCGTGTCTGTTGGTCTTGTTACGGCACTTCTCTTATCCAAGGAACTATTAGGATTTTCTGAATCCAATTTCCAAAAAGCGATTTCTCTCATGTCGCAGTTAGAGTTACCAACCGTTTTGGAAGAAAAACCTGAATTGGTTTTAAAACACATGGAACATGACAAAAAAAAAGATGGGAACACTTTGAAGTTTGTTTTGCTGGAAGATTTCGGTAAACCGAAGTTTGGTGTTCCAGTAGAGCGAAACACCATTCTAGAAATATTGAAACGCCATAAAGGGATGAAACTCAATGGATAG
- a CDS encoding ATP--guanido phosphotransferase, with translation MFCRFCGTTEAQFRISGKFGCEHCVTLFPYPKQKNSKVVPASLMQEIQTTLTKCEDKIWILSLRIRITRNLSHVIFPYYDPKEEHVKRLLAENNFSAFLGIDEGPSRLYLGSEDHLRWEILQSLGMKLSNLRTKYDGVQIKNLKGIRSLERFLHQKKHWAYASGIGFLSSCPTNLGKGRRDSLLLGIEAGIDPSFFSLFEKLSEFGIEFAPSSDHRRESLGNFRGLVVKISWKNAFAVQKRQFYKILGLRGSL, from the coding sequence ATGTTTTGCCGATTTTGTGGGACAACGGAAGCCCAATTTCGGATCTCTGGTAAATTCGGGTGTGAACATTGTGTTACCTTGTTTCCCTATCCAAAACAGAAAAATAGTAAGGTAGTGCCTGCTTCCTTGATGCAAGAAATCCAAACCACTTTGACCAAGTGTGAAGATAAAATCTGGATACTTTCGTTACGCATAAGGATTACAAGAAATCTTTCTCATGTAATCTTCCCTTATTATGATCCAAAAGAAGAGCATGTGAAACGACTGTTAGCTGAAAATAATTTTTCAGCATTTCTTGGAATAGACGAAGGACCTTCTCGCCTGTATTTAGGTTCGGAAGATCATTTACGATGGGAAATTCTCCAATCATTGGGCATGAAACTATCCAACTTAAGAACTAAATATGATGGTGTACAAATAAAGAATTTAAAGGGAATTCGTTCTCTCGAGCGATTCTTACACCAAAAAAAACATTGGGCCTATGCTTCGGGAATAGGGTTTCTATCCTCTTGTCCTACGAATTTGGGCAAAGGAAGGAGAGATTCTCTCCTTCTCGGGATTGAGGCAGGGATCGATCCAAGCTTCTTTTCGCTTTTTGAGAAACTTTCTGAATTTGGTATAGAATTTGCTCCTTCCTCCGATCATAGAAGAGAGTCCCTGGGAAATTTCCGAGGACTTGTCGTAAAAATCTCGTGGAAGAACGCATTCGCGGTCCAAAAACGTCAGTTTTACAAAATTCTTGGTTTACGAGGCTCCCTTTGA
- a CDS encoding tetratricopeptide repeat protein, whose amino-acid sequence MKHFFHITAVICFFASSLFAQDKEQVGSSYFQAVDEFKIKNYAKSIELVKGLLGDGKSSYEFYALLAYNYDKLNDFDNSYKNMLEARKRKPDDEDLLQGSLAILTRHKKWKPAIELAEKSIPMYPQNPEIRYYYALALSEKGASKTALSQIEKAKAGSPSDVRMLELEGKIYYQLKNYDKADMSLRWASSLNPNSAEIWNNLALVQESLFRVNKKLGKKSVANPYLEEAKTCIEKSSSLNGESNTIKENLKRISTLSSL is encoded by the coding sequence ATGAAACATTTTTTTCACATCACTGCTGTTATCTGCTTTTTTGCGTCCTCTCTATTTGCCCAAGACAAGGAACAAGTGGGATCTTCCTATTTCCAAGCTGTTGATGAATTCAAAATCAAAAATTATGCGAAATCAATTGAACTTGTAAAAGGTCTACTTGGAGATGGTAAGTCTTCCTACGAATTTTATGCGCTTCTCGCTTACAACTACGATAAGTTAAACGATTTTGACAACTCTTACAAAAACATGTTGGAAGCTCGTAAACGAAAACCAGATGACGAAGATCTTCTCCAAGGTAGTCTTGCTATCCTAACACGTCACAAAAAATGGAAACCTGCGATTGAACTGGCGGAAAAATCCATTCCAATGTATCCACAAAACCCTGAAATTCGATATTATTACGCACTTGCTCTTTCTGAAAAGGGAGCTTCTAAAACGGCACTTTCCCAAATTGAGAAAGCAAAAGCAGGAAGTCCAAGTGATGTTCGAATGCTTGAGTTAGAGGGAAAAATTTATTACCAATTGAAAAATTATGACAAAGCAGATATGAGTTTACGTTGGGCTTCCAGTTTAAATCCAAACTCTGCTGAAATTTGGAATAACTTGGCACTTGTACAGGAATCGCTCTTTAGAGTGAACAAAAAATTGGGTAAAAAGAGCGTTGCCAATCCTTATTTAGAGGAAGCGAAAACCTGTATAGAAAAATCCTCTTCCCTCAATGGAGAAAGTAATACCATCAAAGAAAATTTGAAAAGGATTTCTACACTCTCAAGCCTGTGA
- a CDS encoding ATP-dependent Clp protease ATP-binding subunit gives MLEFTKRAKRVINEIAQDEAKRLGSDFIGPEHILLGLLREEDSVAIKILTNLNINLNELRKEVEKRTREGSGALLLDVSQGQDKYQKMIEVSKEEAKRLKHNYVGTEHILLALLRDNNNIAGGSLSSFSVNYNVIKSEILRLLGAPPSGSVGGGTTGSQTTGQGQTQTATPRQEKSKTPILDEFARDLTQLAREKKLDPVIGRSKEIERVIQILSRKTKNNPVLVGESGVGKTAIVEGLAQAVVEKLVPDLLFDKRVLSLDLASLIAGTKYRGEFEERLKKIMKEIVSSQNIIIFIDELHTLIGAGAAEGAVDAANILKPALARGELQCIGATTNNEYRKYIEKDSALERRFQMVKVLEPSVDDAVLILDGLKKAYESHHKVRYSEKAIEQAVKLSHRYINDRFLPDKAIDIIDEAGAKARLANCQRPNEIKEIEEEIKALSVKKEDLVRSQEYEKAAAVRDEVNRKKSQLEEKTKQWQERMEGYAVSIEEEDILSVVSLWTGIPLKKMEQSENTKLLNMEEDIKARIVGQTEAIEKVARAVRRSRTGLKSEKRPTGSFIFLGPTGVGKTELAKALAEQLFGSEDNMLRIDMSEYMEPHAVSRLIGAPPGYVGYDDGGQLTEFVRRKPYSLVLLDEIEKAHHDLFNILLQIMEEGNLTDTKGRKVNFRDTIIIMTSNIAAKEISKGGRLGFEDFADERESYKAEQAREQLKKHFNPEFLNRVDEVVYFEPLKKDEIVRIVDIMLKDFNKRLTEKKVLVELTLGAKEHFATIGYDQNYGARPLRRVFQRELEDYMAVQSLKGVYDNPTKILVDLADGKLVYSETPWTDYKEVPKKDDGSSPSTEEKDLALV, from the coding sequence ATGTTGGAATTCACCAAAAGAGCAAAAAGAGTCATCAACGAAATCGCCCAAGATGAGGCTAAACGTTTAGGTTCCGATTTTATCGGTCCTGAACACATTCTACTTGGGCTTCTCCGGGAGGAGGACTCTGTCGCGATAAAGATTCTAACGAATCTAAACATCAATTTAAACGAACTCCGTAAAGAAGTGGAGAAACGTACCCGTGAGGGTTCGGGTGCTTTGTTACTCGATGTCAGCCAAGGGCAAGACAAGTACCAAAAAATGATCGAAGTTTCTAAAGAAGAAGCAAAACGCCTCAAACACAACTATGTAGGAACCGAACACATTTTACTCGCATTGCTTCGTGATAATAATAATATCGCTGGTGGATCGTTATCTTCCTTCAGCGTGAACTATAATGTCATTAAATCGGAAATATTACGACTTCTTGGAGCTCCGCCTTCGGGATCAGTGGGGGGTGGAACAACTGGTTCTCAAACCACAGGACAAGGCCAAACACAAACAGCAACACCGAGACAAGAAAAAAGCAAAACTCCCATCCTAGATGAATTTGCGCGCGATCTCACACAACTTGCTCGTGAGAAAAAATTGGATCCAGTCATCGGCAGGTCAAAAGAGATCGAACGAGTGATTCAAATCTTATCTCGAAAAACAAAAAACAACCCAGTTCTCGTAGGAGAATCGGGTGTAGGTAAAACAGCGATTGTGGAAGGACTTGCACAAGCGGTAGTGGAGAAATTAGTTCCTGATCTACTTTTCGACAAACGAGTGTTATCTTTAGATTTGGCAAGTCTCATCGCAGGAACTAAATACCGTGGTGAGTTTGAAGAACGATTGAAAAAAATCATGAAAGAAATCGTGTCTTCGCAAAACATCATCATCTTCATTGATGAGTTGCACACTCTTATTGGAGCAGGTGCGGCCGAAGGAGCAGTGGATGCAGCAAACATTTTAAAACCAGCACTTGCTCGCGGGGAACTACAATGTATTGGTGCGACTACCAATAACGAATACCGTAAATACATCGAAAAAGATTCAGCATTGGAAAGAAGATTCCAAATGGTGAAGGTGCTTGAACCTTCTGTAGACGATGCGGTTCTCATTTTAGACGGTTTGAAAAAAGCTTACGAATCTCACCATAAGGTGCGTTATTCGGAAAAAGCAATCGAACAAGCAGTCAAATTATCTCATCGATACATCAATGATCGATTTTTACCAGACAAGGCGATTGATATCATTGATGAAGCAGGGGCAAAGGCACGCCTTGCGAATTGCCAACGACCAAATGAAATCAAAGAGATTGAAGAAGAGATCAAAGCACTTTCTGTCAAAAAAGAAGATCTAGTTCGTAGCCAAGAATATGAAAAGGCCGCAGCAGTTCGAGATGAAGTGAATCGCAAAAAAAGCCAATTGGAAGAAAAAACGAAACAATGGCAAGAGCGTATGGAAGGATATGCGGTGTCCATTGAGGAAGAAGACATTCTTTCGGTTGTTAGTTTGTGGACCGGGATTCCTTTGAAAAAAATGGAACAGTCCGAAAATACTAAACTTCTTAATATGGAAGAGGACATTAAAGCGCGTATTGTTGGTCAAACAGAAGCCATCGAAAAAGTGGCACGTGCTGTCAGACGTTCTCGCACTGGTCTCAAAAGTGAAAAACGCCCTACGGGTTCTTTTATCTTCCTTGGACCGACAGGTGTGGGTAAAACAGAACTCGCAAAGGCTCTCGCAGAACAACTTTTTGGTTCCGAAGACAATATGCTTCGTATCGATATGTCCGAATATATGGAACCTCATGCAGTATCCCGACTGATTGGAGCGCCTCCAGGGTATGTTGGATATGATGATGGTGGCCAACTCACTGAATTTGTGAGAAGAAAACCGTATAGTTTGGTGTTACTCGACGAAATTGAAAAAGCCCATCATGATTTGTTTAATATCCTGCTTCAAATTATGGAAGAAGGAAATTTAACAGACACAAAAGGTCGTAAGGTCAACTTTCGAGATACCATTATCATCATGACATCCAATATTGCCGCTAAGGAAATTTCCAAAGGTGGAAGATTGGGTTTTGAAGATTTTGCAGACGAAAGAGAATCTTACAAAGCAGAACAGGCAAGAGAACAGTTGAAAAAACACTTCAACCCTGAGTTCTTAAACCGTGTGGATGAAGTTGTTTATTTTGAACCTCTCAAAAAAGATGAAATTGTTAGAATCGTAGACATCATGTTAAAAGACTTTAACAAACGATTGACGGAGAAAAAGGTTCTTGTGGAACTCACTTTAGGCGCAAAAGAACATTTTGCTACCATTGGATATGACCAAAACTATGGAGCACGACCGCTCAGACGTGTGTTCCAAAGAGAATTGGAAGATTATATGGCAGTGCAGTCTCTGAAAGGGGTGTATGACAACCCTACCAAGATTTTGGTAGATTTGGCTGATGGAAAACTTGTGTATTCGGAAACACCATGGACGGACTACAAAGAAGTACCGAAAAAAGACGACGGTTCTTCCCCAAGCACTGAGGAAAAAGATTTAGCTCTCGTGTAG
- a CDS encoding ABC transporter permease, translating into MGIVSLITIRYIRGSRVLGFLSIKSRLSFIVMAVGVGLLVVVLSIFNGFQKQVKESLWQGGPHITIENSYGSGAIYDYETVINHLKSDPKLAESFVSVEGNITSHGLIQSNNNFNPIMIRAVPIDSIEKLVENGLPNFPRILQYNRDEIPAINTKKLVVVGKEMSAIYGYGIGREITMAVPGGRFTVERGVQVNVQSFRLVGLFKTGYYNYDSKFVFLSLPQAQEFFKMKGAVNQIAIKVRSLDDLKLTKHRILSRLNEENWNQKIQDDTSWSVRTIAEEQENFLAALRLEKTIISIIVFLFIVLAALGMVATVHSLIRAKRRSIGTLKALGLASNDILLIFTLNAMIVGILSSLVGGMTGIFIATKLEVIINAISEIINGVGSLLNPGDWDPVELVPKDIYYFDHIPVDIDISFIFMVTTAATILSGLAGYFPARMAANLNPVDTIRND; encoded by the coding sequence ATGGGAATCGTCTCTTTAATCACAATCCGTTACATCCGAGGGTCCCGCGTTCTCGGTTTTCTCTCTATCAAATCCAGACTATCGTTCATCGTGATGGCAGTGGGAGTGGGGCTTCTTGTCGTGGTTCTGTCCATTTTTAATGGATTTCAAAAACAAGTGAAAGAATCGCTCTGGCAGGGTGGTCCCCACATCACCATTGAAAATTCCTATGGATCTGGGGCAATTTATGATTATGAAACTGTCATCAATCATCTCAAATCCGATCCGAAACTCGCTGAATCCTTTGTTTCTGTGGAAGGGAATATCACAAGCCACGGTCTCATCCAAAGCAATAATAATTTTAACCCAATTATGATCCGTGCCGTTCCCATTGACTCAATCGAAAAATTGGTTGAAAATGGACTTCCAAATTTCCCAAGGATCTTGCAATACAACCGCGACGAAATCCCCGCCATCAATACGAAAAAACTCGTAGTTGTGGGAAAGGAAATGAGTGCCATTTATGGGTATGGGATTGGACGTGAGATCACCATGGCAGTCCCTGGTGGCAGGTTCACAGTAGAACGAGGTGTACAAGTGAACGTACAATCCTTTCGTTTGGTGGGTCTTTTTAAAACTGGTTACTACAATTACGATTCGAAGTTTGTTTTTTTATCTCTCCCGCAAGCCCAAGAATTTTTTAAGATGAAAGGTGCGGTAAACCAAATTGCCATCAAAGTTCGTTCTCTGGATGATTTAAAACTCACCAAACATAGAATCTTATCTAGGTTAAACGAAGAAAATTGGAACCAAAAAATCCAAGATGATACGTCTTGGTCGGTCAGGACCATTGCAGAAGAACAAGAGAACTTTCTTGCGGCACTTCGATTGGAAAAAACCATCATCTCCATCATCGTTTTTCTATTCATCGTGCTTGCCGCTCTTGGGATGGTCGCAACTGTACACTCTCTCATTCGCGCGAAACGTAGATCCATCGGAACCTTAAAGGCACTTGGTCTTGCATCCAATGATATCTTACTCATCTTCACACTGAATGCCATGATCGTTGGAATTTTGTCTTCTCTTGTGGGAGGAATGACGGGGATATTTATCGCTACTAAGTTAGAAGTGATCATCAACGCAATTTCGGAAATCATCAATGGAGTGGGAAGTCTATTAAATCCTGGGGATTGGGATCCAGTGGAACTGGTTCCAAAAGACATTTATTACTTTGATCACATCCCTGTGGACATTGATATATCGTTTATCTTTATGGTCACAACTGCTGCTACCATTCTTTCAGGCCTAGCTGGGTATTTCCCTGCACGTATGGCTGCTAATTTAAACCCAGTGGATACCATTCGCAATGACTAA
- a CDS encoding toxin-antitoxin system YwqK family antitoxin, whose product MTSTSTHIKDNSIWIFISLLATVLLSGILFGPCKGSVDRPTSIPKDANYDKKTNHYQLTSEGLFREWYENGNLVTTVPVNSVGQLDGFATKFNYLNGITTMQGKMVNGERDGLWKFYFSDGKLYIEQNYKAGYRKKQIWFQTSAIGNENGAYFRYFRNGRLNEKGFYDGGLRTGDWVRYYPDTRVETKGSYLEDKKVGEWFYYYPNGVKEASELYSESGELLARYTYYPNGSIWCVVKKNQTPDCK is encoded by the coding sequence ATGACATCTACATCTACACACATTAAAGACAATTCCATTTGGATTTTTATTTCTCTTTTAGCTACGGTTCTATTGTCGGGAATCTTATTTGGACCTTGTAAAGGAAGTGTGGATAGACCAACCTCCATCCCAAAAGATGCAAACTATGATAAAAAAACCAATCACTACCAACTAACGTCAGAAGGGCTTTTTCGAGAGTGGTATGAAAATGGGAATCTAGTCACAACGGTTCCTGTCAATTCGGTGGGTCAGCTCGATGGGTTCGCAACAAAATTCAATTATTTGAATGGAATCACAACGATGCAAGGCAAGATGGTGAATGGCGAACGAGATGGACTTTGGAAGTTTTATTTTTCCGATGGGAAACTTTACATCGAACAAAACTACAAAGCTGGTTATCGGAAAAAACAGATTTGGTTTCAAACTTCAGCGATTGGAAACGAAAATGGGGCGTATTTCCGTTACTTTCGAAACGGCCGTTTGAATGAAAAAGGTTTCTATGATGGAGGTCTTCGTACGGGAGACTGGGTGCGTTATTATCCAGACACTCGAGTGGAAACCAAAGGAAGTTATTTAGAAGATAAAAAAGTAGGAGAATGGTTTTATTATTATCCGAATGGTGTGAAGGAAGCTTCTGAATTGTATTCTGAATCGGGCGAGTTACTTGCTAGATACACATATTATCCTAACGGTTCCATTTGGTGTGTGGTGAAAAAAAACCAAACCCCTGATTGTAAGTAA